One segment of Actinomyces sp. 432 DNA contains the following:
- a CDS encoding ATP-binding protein, producing MTSAAADVPPVSGHGNLLASASFPTSAPAQASGAGATASPRPPLRRPPRRAQPPCPSRALAGVCAGLSAHLGLPVGAVRLALMVLTVSSGAGALLYLLLWALVPTGDPLRPAPLPPARARLASRLAGHAADQPLLTPRMRGMAGGAALLLAAALLAAWRQGAFSGGAGWLLPLVLVAAGAALAWSQADALTGPTRESGTILRLAGGVVLAAVGILLWIGDDTPPRVLLTGALTGGALVLGIGLVLAPLWLRTNRALSDTRAAEAREAERADIAAHLHDSVLQTLTLIRKRADDPETVARLARSQERELRAWLYTDRPEAATSAADTLRDLAAEIEDRHGVEVELVVVGDRPPDPDTEIVIAATREALSNAVRHGAPPVSAYAEITADQLDVFVRDHGAGFDLAEVAPDRHGVKESIIGRMERHGGHASVRRRESGTEVHLSLKTAPSPATPAYPPVSSPPAAPAGPPPCPLTPYHRLRQSQSFIRTHYQELP from the coding sequence ATGACCTCAGCGGCCGCCGACGTGCCTCCCGTGTCCGGGCACGGGAATCTGCTCGCGTCGGCCTCATTCCCGACGTCGGCACCGGCACAGGCGTCGGGAGCGGGCGCGACCGCCTCGCCCCGCCCGCCGCTGCGCCGCCCGCCCCGCCGGGCCCAGCCTCCCTGCCCCTCGCGTGCGCTCGCGGGCGTATGCGCCGGACTGTCCGCCCACCTGGGCCTGCCGGTGGGCGCGGTGCGCCTGGCGCTGATGGTGCTGACGGTCTCCAGCGGTGCCGGCGCCCTGCTGTACCTGCTGCTGTGGGCGCTGGTGCCCACCGGTGATCCCCTTCGCCCCGCGCCCCTGCCGCCCGCGCGCGCCCGCCTGGCGTCTCGGCTGGCCGGACACGCCGCAGACCAGCCACTGCTGACCCCCAGGATGCGCGGGATGGCGGGTGGGGCGGCCCTGCTGCTTGCAGCTGCGCTCCTGGCCGCCTGGCGGCAGGGTGCCTTCTCCGGCGGCGCCGGCTGGCTGCTGCCGCTCGTGCTGGTGGCCGCCGGCGCCGCGCTGGCCTGGTCCCAGGCGGACGCGCTGACCGGACCGACCCGGGAATCGGGCACCATCCTGCGCCTGGCCGGGGGCGTCGTGCTCGCCGCCGTCGGCATCCTGCTGTGGATCGGGGATGACACCCCGCCGCGGGTGCTGCTCACCGGCGCGCTGACCGGCGGTGCCCTCGTACTCGGCATCGGCCTGGTGCTGGCGCCCCTGTGGCTGCGCACCAACCGCGCCCTGTCGGACACCCGCGCCGCCGAGGCCCGCGAGGCCGAGCGCGCCGACATCGCCGCGCACCTGCACGACTCCGTGCTGCAGACCCTGACCCTGATCCGCAAGCGTGCCGACGACCCCGAGACGGTGGCCCGCCTGGCCCGCTCCCAGGAGCGCGAGCTGCGTGCCTGGCTGTACACCGACCGTCCCGAGGCTGCCACCTCCGCGGCGGACACCCTGCGCGACCTGGCCGCCGAGATCGAGGACCGCCACGGCGTTGAGGTCGAGCTCGTCGTCGTGGGGGACCGGCCCCCGGACCCGGACACCGAGATCGTCATCGCCGCCACCCGCGAGGCCCTGTCCAACGCCGTACGCCACGGCGCCCCGCCGGTGAGCGCTTATGCGGAGATCACCGCCGACCAGCTGGACGTGTTCGTCCGCGATCACGGCGCCGGCTTCGACCTCGCCGAGGTGGCCCCCGACCGTCACGGCGTCAAGGAGTCGATCATTGGCCGCATGGAGCGCCATGGCGGACACGCCAGCGTCCGCCGTCGTGAATCCGGCACCGAGGTGCACCTGTCCCTGAAGACGGCGCCCTCACCGGCCACGCCGGCCTACCCGCCCGTGTCCTCACCACCCGCCGCCCCGGCCGGGCCTCCCCCCTGTCCACTGACCCCGTACCACCGACTGCGTCAATCGCAGTCGTTCATCCGCACCCATTACCAGGAGCTCCCGTGA
- a CDS encoding F0F1 ATP synthase subunit delta encodes MTLVAWCVRHQPEVAVGGVPYNLRRVTELAAGMQNRVIADVVAAVPLTTAQQARLRAILVRRLGFDVELNLEVDPEVIGGVRVVVRDLVMDSTMRHSLAELRGSLTG; translated from the coding sequence ATGACCCTGGTGGCCTGGTGCGTGCGGCACCAGCCGGAGGTCGCGGTAGGCGGGGTGCCCTACAACCTCAGGCGCGTCACGGAGCTGGCCGCCGGCATGCAGAACCGGGTCATCGCCGACGTCGTCGCGGCAGTGCCGCTGACGACGGCGCAGCAGGCCCGCCTGCGCGCGATCCTGGTCCGCCGGCTGGGATTCGACGTGGAGCTCAACCTTGAAGTGGATCCGGAGGTCATCGGCGGCGTGCGGGTGGTGGTACGCGACCTCGTCATGGACAGCACCATGCGCCACTCGCTCGCGGAACTGCGCGGCAGTCTGACCGGATGA
- a CDS encoding MraY family glycosyltransferase, with protein sequence MKVYLLVLLVAAAVTYVAVPIVRHLALVAGALTPVRARDVHATPIPRLGGVAMFAGFATAMVMASRVPYLSNVIDSSAWAVVLGAGLVCLLGVIDDLWELDWMTKLVGQVLAAGIMAWQGVQLITFPVGGLTLGSSRLSLFSTIIVVLAVINAVNFVDGLDGLAAGIIGIGASAFFLYIYVLTRHTSPESYTSLAATVMAALIGICLGFLPHNFHPATIFMGDSGSMQLGLISAAGTIIVTGQIDPGILEGPTAVPVFLPVLIPLAVLLLPLMDMIMAIVRRARAGHSPFHPDRMHMHHRLLAAGHSHRRAVLVMYVWAAVAAYSVAAMAFFPLRWVLVGSIAGVGIALVVTADLMPGVRQAWMRGLGARRVRARHDAGGRR encoded by the coding sequence ATGAAGGTCTATTTGCTGGTACTGCTGGTCGCCGCGGCCGTCACCTATGTCGCCGTGCCGATTGTGCGTCACCTCGCCCTGGTCGCCGGCGCCCTCACCCCGGTGCGGGCGCGGGACGTACACGCCACCCCGATCCCGCGGCTGGGAGGCGTGGCGATGTTCGCGGGCTTCGCCACGGCGATGGTGATGGCCTCGCGGGTGCCCTACCTGTCCAATGTCATCGACTCCTCCGCCTGGGCGGTGGTGCTGGGCGCCGGACTGGTGTGCCTCCTGGGCGTGATCGACGACCTGTGGGAATTGGACTGGATGACCAAGCTGGTCGGACAGGTGCTGGCTGCCGGCATCATGGCCTGGCAGGGAGTGCAGCTGATCACCTTCCCCGTAGGCGGTCTGACGCTCGGCTCCTCGCGGCTGTCCCTGTTCTCCACCATCATCGTGGTGCTGGCGGTGATCAACGCCGTCAACTTCGTCGACGGCCTGGACGGTCTGGCCGCGGGCATCATCGGCATTGGCGCCTCCGCCTTCTTCCTGTACATCTACGTGCTCACCCGCCACACCTCACCGGAGTCCTACACCTCCCTGGCGGCCACGGTGATGGCGGCCCTGATCGGCATCTGCCTGGGCTTCCTGCCCCATAACTTCCACCCGGCCACCATCTTCATGGGCGACTCCGGATCCATGCAGCTGGGCCTGATCAGCGCGGCCGGCACGATCATCGTCACCGGGCAGATCGACCCCGGCATACTGGAGGGGCCGACGGCGGTGCCCGTGTTCCTGCCGGTGCTAATCCCCCTGGCGGTGCTGCTGCTGCCGCTGATGGACATGATTATGGCGATCGTGCGCCGTGCCCGGGCCGGCCACAGCCCCTTCCACCCCGACCGCATGCACATGCACCACCGGCTGCTCGCCGCCGGCCACTCGCACCGCCGCGCCGTGCTGGTGATGTACGTGTGGGCGGCGGTGGCCGCGTACTCCGTGGCGGCCATGGCCTTCTTCCCGCTGCGCTGGGTGCTGGTGGGAAGCATCGCGGGGGTCGGCATTGCCCTGGTGGTCACCGCTGACCTGATGCCCGGCGTCCGGCAGGCGTGGATGCGGGGCCTGGGCGCGCGCCGCGTGCGCGCCCGCCACGACGCGGGAGGCCGACGTTGA
- a CDS encoding F0F1 ATP synthase subunit gamma, translated as MAGNQRIYKQRIRSTQTLQKVFRAMELIASSRIGSARNNAQEAGPYDHALSQAVAAVGTHAALDHPLTREREDTNRVAILVLTSDRGMAGAYSATILRETERLIEQLVDAGKEPVLFTYGRRAAAYFTFRGRPVEFSWTGESDRPTDSSIEEVATVMLDYFLSSPEAGGVAEVHIVFTRFVSMVSQVPEVRRMLPLKVVDVDGPGELNREDLAPDVERVRAERTGARPLYEFTPSADAVLDALLTRYVRSRIRNALLQAAASELASRQQAMHTATSNAEDLIATYTRLANAARQGDITQEITEIVSGADALGSQ; from the coding sequence GTGGCAGGGAACCAGCGCATCTACAAACAGCGTATCCGGTCCACCCAGACGCTGCAGAAGGTCTTCCGGGCCATGGAGCTGATCGCCTCCTCCCGGATTGGTTCCGCACGCAATAACGCCCAGGAGGCCGGCCCCTACGACCACGCCCTGAGCCAGGCGGTCGCCGCCGTCGGCACTCACGCCGCCCTGGACCACCCGCTCACCCGGGAGCGGGAGGACACCAATCGGGTGGCCATCCTCGTGCTCACCTCGGACCGGGGCATGGCCGGCGCCTACTCCGCGACCATCCTGCGGGAGACCGAGCGGCTGATCGAGCAGCTGGTTGACGCCGGCAAGGAGCCGGTGCTGTTCACCTACGGGCGGCGCGCCGCGGCGTACTTCACATTCCGCGGCCGCCCCGTGGAGTTCTCCTGGACCGGTGAGTCCGACCGGCCCACCGACTCCTCCATCGAGGAGGTCGCCACGGTCATGCTGGACTACTTCCTGTCCAGCCCGGAGGCCGGCGGCGTGGCAGAGGTGCACATCGTCTTCACCCGCTTCGTGTCAATGGTCTCCCAGGTGCCTGAGGTGCGGCGCATGCTGCCACTTAAAGTCGTGGACGTGGACGGCCCCGGCGAGCTGAACCGGGAGGACCTGGCCCCCGACGTCGAGCGCGTGCGGGCCGAGCGGACCGGAGCCCGACCCCTGTACGAGTTCACCCCCAGCGCCGATGCCGTCCTGGACGCCCTGCTCACCCGCTATGTGCGCAGCCGCATCCGCAACGCCCTGCTGCAGGCTGCCGCCTCCGAGCTGGCCAGCCGTCAGCAGGCCATGCACACGGCAACGTCCAATGCCGAGGACCTCATCGCCACCTACACCCGCCTGGCCAACGCCGCCCGCCAGGGAGACATCACCCAGGAGATCACCGAGATCGTCTCGGGAGCGGACGCCCTGGGCTCGCAATAG
- a CDS encoding response regulator — MTHSSDANQSAGPQPSLRVLVVDDHALVRAGVRAELAADAPDLEVVAEADDVEGAIAAVHALTPDVVLLDVHLPGGNGGGGAEVVTACRDVPTTRFLALSVSDASEDVVGVIRAGARGYVTKAISSTDLAQAVRRVAAGDAAFSPRLAGFVLDAFGAGAGEVAVADSELDRLSAREREVMRLIARGYTYKECAAELFISVKTVETHVSAVLRKLQLSNRNELTRWAAARRIV; from the coding sequence GTGACCCACTCTTCCGACGCAAACCAGTCCGCCGGCCCGCAGCCCTCGCTGCGTGTGCTCGTAGTAGACGACCACGCCCTGGTCCGCGCCGGGGTACGTGCCGAGCTCGCCGCCGATGCCCCCGACCTGGAGGTGGTCGCCGAGGCCGACGACGTCGAAGGCGCCATCGCCGCCGTCCACGCCCTGACCCCCGACGTCGTCCTGCTGGACGTGCACCTGCCCGGCGGCAACGGCGGGGGAGGGGCCGAGGTTGTCACCGCCTGCCGGGACGTGCCCACCACCCGCTTCCTGGCCCTGTCCGTCTCCGACGCCTCCGAGGACGTCGTCGGCGTCATCCGGGCCGGCGCCCGCGGCTACGTCACTAAGGCCATCTCCTCCACTGACCTGGCGCAGGCGGTGCGGCGCGTGGCCGCCGGGGACGCCGCCTTCTCCCCGCGGCTCGCCGGCTTCGTGCTGGACGCCTTCGGCGCCGGGGCGGGGGAGGTGGCCGTGGCCGACTCCGAGCTGGACCGGCTCTCCGCCCGCGAGCGGGAGGTCATGCGGCTGATCGCCCGCGGCTACACCTACAAGGAGTGCGCCGCCGAGCTGTTCATCTCGGTCAAGACGGTGGAGACGCATGTGTCCGCCGTGCTGCGCAAGCTGCAGCTGTCCAACCGCAACGAGCTCACCCGCTGGGCGGCCGCCCGCCGCATCGTGTAG
- a CDS encoding SdpI family protein → MTDFLASLLLAVVCATGGLAVTIIGVKMKRGTLKPNSFAGVRIPRAYRSEEDWYQIQSACANATLLMGFIFFDCAVLFLIQALLPEIVPFMFPCVVFVLQSILGIALIWYAALTAERHSAKR, encoded by the coding sequence ATGACGGACTTCCTGGCAAGCCTGCTGTTGGCGGTTGTATGCGCCACAGGCGGACTCGCGGTCACCATCATCGGCGTCAAGATGAAGCGAGGCACCCTCAAGCCGAACTCCTTCGCGGGCGTGCGCATCCCCCGCGCCTACCGCTCCGAGGAGGACTGGTATCAGATACAGTCTGCCTGCGCGAACGCCACCTTGCTGATGGGCTTCATATTCTTCGACTGCGCGGTGCTGTTCCTGATTCAGGCGTTATTGCCTGAAATCGTTCCGTTCATGTTCCCGTGCGTAGTATTCGTGCTCCAGTCGATTCTCGGCATTGCCCTGATCTGGTATGCCGCCTTGACCGCTGAGAGGCATTCGGCCAAGCGCTGA
- the atpE gene encoding ATP synthase F0 subunit C, producing MTGSIATIGYALATVGPALGIGMVVAKTQESTARQPEVAGVLRTNMFIGAALIEALGLLGFAAGFVFS from the coding sequence ATCACCGGTTCTATCGCGACGATCGGATACGCCCTTGCCACCGTCGGTCCCGCCCTCGGTATCGGCATGGTCGTGGCCAAGACCCAGGAGTCCACGGCCCGCCAGCCCGAGGTGGCCGGCGTCCTGCGCACCAACATGTTCATCGGCGCGGCCCTGATTGAGGCGCTCGGTCTGCTCGGGTTCGCCGCCGGCTTCGTCTTCAGCTGA
- a CDS encoding F0F1 ATP synthase subunit B: MVVAKMSVGTLVAAASGAPEGIFLFVPHLADLVWGTLCFLLIAVVLVKYALPRFNAVLDERTAKIEEGLALTERAKEEQSDAEARATRLVEDARLEAARIRERAQAEADKIIADARAEAAGEAGRAMESAERQIEADKQAAQISLRSDIGLLATDLAEKLVGEHLADAELSGRVIDRFLDELEHKPVSPAWSARAGQSGESRHLSHPCAHRGGLGARPGRRRGAGAAARRADPRRGPRDRLQPVARSPDRSQPGAGGQGRPGRPPFHRAGG; encoded by the coding sequence ATGGTCGTGGCCAAGATGTCAGTCGGTACGCTCGTGGCGGCGGCCTCCGGGGCCCCCGAGGGGATCTTCCTGTTCGTGCCGCACCTGGCTGATCTGGTGTGGGGCACGCTGTGCTTCCTGCTCATCGCCGTCGTCCTGGTCAAGTACGCCCTGCCGCGCTTCAACGCCGTGCTAGATGAGCGCACCGCGAAGATCGAGGAGGGCCTGGCGCTGACGGAGAGGGCCAAGGAGGAGCAGTCCGACGCCGAGGCCCGGGCCACCCGCCTGGTGGAGGACGCCCGCCTGGAGGCGGCCCGGATCCGGGAGCGGGCGCAGGCGGAGGCGGACAAGATCATCGCCGACGCCCGTGCCGAGGCCGCGGGCGAGGCCGGCCGCGCCATGGAGTCCGCCGAGCGGCAGATCGAGGCCGACAAGCAGGCCGCCCAGATCTCGCTCCGCTCCGACATCGGCCTGCTGGCCACCGACCTGGCGGAGAAGCTCGTTGGCGAGCACCTGGCCGACGCCGAATTGTCCGGACGGGTGATCGACCGCTTCCTCGACGAGCTTGAGCACAAGCCGGTCAGTCCCGCCTGGTCCGCGCGGGCGGGGCAGTCCGGTGAAAGCCGGCACCTCAGCCACCCGTGCGCTCACCGAGGAGGCCTGGGCGCCCGTCCTGGCCGCCGCCGGGGCGCAGGGGCAGCAGCTCGGAGAGCAGATCCTCGCCGTGGCCCACGAGATCGCCTCCAACCCGTTGCGCGGTCCCCTGACCGATCCCAACCGGGAGCCGGAGGACAAGGCCGCCCTGGCCGCCCGCCTTTTCACCGGGCGGGCGGATGA
- the atpA gene encoding F0F1 ATP synthase subunit alpha has protein sequence MADMTIAAEDVRSALEEFVDSYRPTQVAAEEIGHVVFAADGIAQVEGLPGAMANELLTFEDGTAGLAMNLDERQIGVVILGDYSGIDEGQVVHRTGEVLSVPVGDAFLGRVVDPLGRPIDGLGEIAAEGRRALELQAPGVMARKSVHEPLQTGLKAIDSMIPIGRGQRQLIIGDRKTGKTAIALDTILNQKAAWETGDPNQQVRCIYVATGQKGSTIASVRATLEERGALEYTTIVASPASDPAGFKYLSPYTGSAIGQHWMYGGKHVLIVFDDLSKQAEAYRAVSLLLRRPPGREAYPGDVFYLHSRLLERCAKLSDELGAGSMTGLPIIETKANDVSAYIPTNVISITDGQIFLQSDLFNADQRPAVDVGISVSRVGGDAQIKAMKSVAGTLKITLAQYRSMQAFAMFASDLDATTRQQLTRGERLMELLKQPQFTPYAVEDQVASVWAGANGYLDDLDVADVLPFERSLLDHLRRNTDILDTIRTTGRLDEDTEAALRRAVESFRTTYLAGGRMLSGEVEAPEEEVPAEHTAEQIVVKRG, from the coding sequence ATGGCTGACATGACCATCGCAGCGGAGGACGTCCGCTCCGCCCTGGAGGAGTTCGTCGATTCCTACCGGCCGACGCAGGTGGCGGCCGAGGAGATCGGGCACGTGGTCTTCGCCGCAGACGGAATCGCCCAGGTGGAGGGGCTGCCGGGGGCGATGGCCAACGAGCTGCTCACCTTCGAGGACGGCACCGCCGGCCTGGCCATGAACCTGGACGAGCGCCAGATCGGTGTGGTCATCCTGGGGGACTACTCGGGAATCGACGAGGGCCAGGTCGTGCACCGCACCGGAGAGGTCCTCTCGGTTCCGGTGGGGGATGCCTTCCTCGGCCGCGTCGTCGACCCGCTGGGCCGCCCCATCGACGGGCTCGGTGAGATTGCCGCCGAGGGGCGCCGCGCCCTGGAGCTGCAGGCCCCCGGCGTGATGGCCCGCAAGTCCGTGCACGAGCCGCTGCAGACGGGCCTGAAGGCGATCGACTCTATGATCCCGATCGGCCGCGGACAGCGCCAGCTGATCATCGGCGACCGCAAGACGGGCAAGACCGCCATCGCCCTGGACACGATCCTGAACCAGAAGGCAGCCTGGGAGACCGGGGACCCGAACCAGCAGGTGCGCTGCATCTATGTGGCCACCGGCCAGAAGGGCTCCACCATCGCCTCCGTGCGCGCCACGCTGGAGGAGCGCGGCGCCCTGGAGTACACCACAATCGTGGCCTCCCCGGCCTCCGACCCGGCCGGCTTCAAGTACCTCTCGCCCTACACCGGCTCCGCGATCGGCCAGCACTGGATGTACGGTGGCAAGCACGTGCTGATCGTGTTCGACGACCTGTCCAAGCAGGCGGAGGCCTACCGTGCCGTGTCCCTGCTGCTCCGCCGTCCGCCGGGCCGCGAGGCCTACCCCGGTGACGTCTTCTACCTCCACTCCCGGCTGCTGGAGCGCTGCGCCAAGCTCTCCGACGAGCTGGGGGCCGGCTCGATGACCGGCCTGCCCATCATCGAGACGAAGGCGAACGACGTGTCCGCCTATATCCCCACCAACGTCATCTCCATCACCGACGGGCAGATCTTCCTGCAGTCCGACCTGTTCAACGCGGACCAGCGCCCCGCCGTCGACGTGGGCATCTCGGTCTCCCGCGTGGGTGGGGACGCCCAGATCAAGGCGATGAAGAGCGTGGCCGGCACGCTGAAGATCACGCTGGCCCAGTACCGCTCGATGCAGGCCTTCGCCATGTTCGCCTCCGACCTGGATGCCACGACCCGCCAGCAGCTGACTCGCGGCGAGCGGCTCATGGAGCTGCTCAAGCAGCCGCAGTTCACCCCCTACGCCGTGGAGGACCAGGTCGCCAGCGTCTGGGCCGGCGCCAACGGCTACCTCGATGACCTCGACGTCGCCGATGTGCTGCCCTTTGAGCGCAGCCTGCTGGACCACCTGCGTCGCAACACCGACATCCTGGACACCATCCGGACCACTGGCCGCCTGGACGAGGACACCGAGGCGGCGCTGCGCCGAGCCGTGGAGTCCTTCCGCACCACCTACCTGGCCGGCGGGCGCATGCTCTCCGGCGAGGTCGAGGCGCCTGAGGAAGAGGTGCCTGCTGAGCACACCGCCGAGCAGATCGTGGTCAAGAGGGGCTGA
- a CDS encoding L-threonylcarbamoyladenylate synthase produces the protein MTAVTQQAPSDSMPEQIARAAAHVAAGGILALPTDTVYGLGVRADDAAAVSRLLAAKGRGRAMPPPVLVADASRLDGIVARIPDAARALMEAFWPGALTLVLDAAPGLGWDLGDTGGTIAVRMPDHPLALAVLRATGPMAVTSANATGRPPATDAAGVRAAFPGRVVDVAGAPRPGAIGAVPTQIRLLDGGPTPGSVPSTIISLAGARAQSPAMLREGAITRAQLEGLGA, from the coding sequence ATGACGGCCGTGACACAGCAGGCCCCTTCGGACTCGATGCCCGAGCAGATCGCCAGGGCCGCTGCACACGTCGCCGCCGGTGGGATCCTCGCACTGCCCACGGACACGGTCTACGGCCTGGGTGTGCGCGCCGACGACGCGGCCGCCGTCTCCCGCCTACTGGCCGCCAAGGGACGCGGCCGTGCCATGCCGCCGCCCGTACTGGTTGCGGATGCCAGTCGGCTCGACGGTATCGTCGCCCGCATTCCGGATGCCGCCCGCGCGCTTATGGAGGCCTTCTGGCCCGGAGCGCTCACCCTCGTGCTCGACGCCGCGCCCGGCCTCGGCTGGGACCTGGGGGATACCGGGGGCACAATCGCCGTGCGCATGCCCGATCACCCCCTCGCCCTGGCCGTGCTGCGCGCCACGGGCCCAATGGCGGTGACCAGTGCCAATGCCACGGGCAGGCCCCCGGCCACCGACGCCGCCGGGGTACGGGCCGCCTTCCCCGGCCGCGTCGTCGACGTCGCCGGGGCGCCCCGGCCGGGCGCGATCGGGGCGGTGCCCACACAGATCCGCCTGCTCGACGGCGGCCCCACTCCCGGATCCGTGCCCTCCACGATCATCTCCCTGGCCGGCGCGCGGGCGCAGTCCCCGGCTATGCTGCGTGAGGGCGCCATCACCCGGGCGCAGCTGGAGGGCCTGGGCGCATGA
- the atpB gene encoding F0F1 ATP synthase subunit A has translation MTTSSSLAAGLAVIAPASDGGGFEPPSLDDFYPEAFALVGTPFELNRVMLVRIIMTLVLVALFGIGAARAKVVPGRMQNVLEMLLEFVRKNIAVEILGEKYGARYAPIITTIFLGVFFLNISGILPGLQIASTGVVGMPLVFAMVSYIAFVYAGVRANGAGKFIKGSLIPSGVPGFLYPLIVPVEFLSTFVLRPLTLTVRLMANMISGHLLLSLCFLATNALFVYATAQLKVLGTITFAAGIVFILFEAFVAALQAYIFALLSAVYIESSVHMH, from the coding sequence GTGACAACGAGCTCGAGCCTGGCGGCCGGCTTGGCCGTCATCGCGCCGGCGAGTGACGGAGGCGGATTCGAGCCCCCCTCGCTCGACGACTTCTACCCCGAGGCCTTCGCGCTGGTGGGCACACCCTTTGAACTCAACCGGGTCATGCTAGTGCGCATCATCATGACCCTGGTGCTGGTGGCCTTGTTCGGGATAGGTGCGGCCCGCGCCAAGGTGGTGCCGGGGCGCATGCAGAACGTGCTGGAGATGCTGCTGGAGTTCGTGCGCAAGAACATCGCGGTGGAGATCCTCGGGGAGAAGTACGGCGCCCGGTACGCTCCGATCATCACCACGATCTTCCTGGGCGTGTTCTTCCTGAACATCTCCGGCATCCTGCCCGGGCTGCAGATCGCCTCCACCGGTGTGGTCGGCATGCCCCTCGTGTTCGCCATGGTCTCCTACATCGCCTTCGTCTACGCGGGCGTACGCGCCAACGGGGCGGGCAAGTTCATCAAGGGCTCGCTCATCCCAAGCGGCGTTCCCGGGTTCCTCTACCCCCTGATCGTGCCGGTGGAGTTCCTGTCAACCTTCGTGCTCCGGCCGCTGACGCTGACGGTGCGTCTCATGGCCAACATGATCTCGGGACACCTGCTGCTATCGCTGTGCTTCCTGGCCACCAACGCGCTGTTCGTCTACGCGACGGCGCAGTTGAAGGTCCTGGGCACGATTACCTTCGCGGCGGGTATCGTCTTCATACTGTTCGAGGCCTTCGTCGCCGCCCTGCAGGCCTACATCTTCGCGCTGCTCAGCGCCGTGTACATCGAGTCCTCGGTGCACATGCACTGA